A single window of Malus sylvestris chromosome 5, drMalSylv7.2, whole genome shotgun sequence DNA harbors:
- the LOC126623922 gene encoding putative germin-like protein 2-1 isoform X2, with product MGNQILLLITFLAMTCALVIAFEPSPLQDFCVADTTSSGSYRINGFPCLDSKLATAEHFFFSGLHIPGNTSNPVGGKVTPVNVGQIPGLNTLGISLARIDYAPWGVIPPHTHPRATEILTVLEGSLNVGFVTSNPNNKLISKVLNKGDVFVFPVGLVHYQQNVGNGIAISLSSLSSQNPGVNTIANAVFGSNPAISEDVLAKSFQVDKSVISSIQAKF from the exons ATGGGAAACCAAATTTTGCTATTGATTACTTTCCTTGCTATGACATGTGCATTGGTCATTGCTTTTGAGCCTAGTCCACTGCAAGATTTCTGTGTTGCTGACACAACTAGCTCAGGTTCATATCGAa TAAATGGGTTTCCTTGCTTGGACTCCAAGCTAGCAACAGCTGAGCATTTCTTCTTCAGCGGACTTCACATCCCCGGCAACACCTCAAACCCTGTTGGTGGAAAAGTCACCCCTGTCAATGTGGGTCAAATTCCAGGTCTCAACACCCTCGGCATCTCACTCGCTCGCATCGACTACGCACCATGGGGTGTTATCCCACCCCACACTCATCCCCGTGCCACTGAGATTTTAACCGTCTTAGAAGGCAGCCTCAATGTTGGCTTTGTGACAtcaaaccccaacaacaagCTCATTTCAAAGGTCCTTAACAAGGGTGATGTGTTTGTGTTCCCTGTTGGACTAGTTCACTATCAGCAAAATGTGGGGAATGGAATTGCCATTTCACTCTCTTCTCTGAGTAGCCAAAACCCGGGAGTCAACACCATTGCTAATGCTGTGTTTGGATCCAATCCCGCAATTTCAGAAGATGTTCTGGCTAAATCTTTCCAGGTTGACAAATCAGTAATTAGTAGCATTCAAGCTAAATTTTAG
- the LOC126623922 gene encoding putative germin-like protein 2-1 isoform X1 — protein MGNQILLLITFLAMTCALVIAFEPSPLQDFCVADTTSSATIVNGFPCLDSKLATAEHFFFSGLHIPGNTSNPVGGKVTPVNVGQIPGLNTLGISLARIDYAPWGVIPPHTHPRATEILTVLEGSLNVGFVTSNPNNKLISKVLNKGDVFVFPVGLVHYQQNVGNGIAISLSSLSSQNPGVNTIANAVFGSNPAISEDVLAKSFQVDKSVISSIQAKF, from the exons ATGGGAAACCAAATTTTGCTATTGATTACTTTCCTTGCTATGACATGTGCATTGGTCATTGCTTTTGAGCCTAGTCCACTGCAAGATTTCTGTGTTGCTGACACAACTAGCTCAG CAACGATAGTAAATGGGTTTCCTTGCTTGGACTCCAAGCTAGCAACAGCTGAGCATTTCTTCTTCAGCGGACTTCACATCCCCGGCAACACCTCAAACCCTGTTGGTGGAAAAGTCACCCCTGTCAATGTGGGTCAAATTCCAGGTCTCAACACCCTCGGCATCTCACTCGCTCGCATCGACTACGCACCATGGGGTGTTATCCCACCCCACACTCATCCCCGTGCCACTGAGATTTTAACCGTCTTAGAAGGCAGCCTCAATGTTGGCTTTGTGACAtcaaaccccaacaacaagCTCATTTCAAAGGTCCTTAACAAGGGTGATGTGTTTGTGTTCCCTGTTGGACTAGTTCACTATCAGCAAAATGTGGGGAATGGAATTGCCATTTCACTCTCTTCTCTGAGTAGCCAAAACCCGGGAGTCAACACCATTGCTAATGCTGTGTTTGGATCCAATCCCGCAATTTCAGAAGATGTTCTGGCTAAATCTTTCCAGGTTGACAAATCAGTAATTAGTAGCATTCAAGCTAAATTTTAG
- the LOC126623921 gene encoding putative germin-like protein 2-3 isoform X1, whose product MATQLLVLTTFLAVTCSLVVAFEPSPLQDFCVADATSTVARVNGLPCLDSKLATADHFFFSGLHIPGNTSNPVGGKVTPVSVAQLPGLNTLGISLARIDYAPMGVIPPHTHPRATEILTVLKGKLNVGFVTSNPENKLFSKVLKKGDVFVFPVGLVHYQQNLGSGTAISLSSLSSQNPGVNTIANVVFGSNPAISEDVLAKSFQVDKSVISDLQAKF is encoded by the exons ATGGCAACCCAACTTTTGGTATTAACTACTTTCCTAGCCGTCACATGTTCTCTAGTCGTTGCTTTTGAGCCTAGTCCATTGCAAGATTTTTGTGTTGCTGACGCTACTAGCACAG TTGCAAGAGTAAATGGTCTGCCTTGCTTGGACTCGAAGCTTGCAACAGCTGACCATTTCTTCTTCAGTGGACTTCACATCCCAGGCAACACCTCAAACCCTGTTGGTGGAAAAGTCACCCCTGTCAGTGTGGCTCAACTTCCGGGACTCAACACCCTCGGCATCTCGCTAGCTCGCATCGACTACGCGCCAATGGGTGTTATCCCTCCCCACACCCATCCCCGCGCCACCGAGATTCTGACGGTCTTGAAAGGCAAGCTCAATGTTGGGTTTGTGACCTCAAACCCCGAGAACAAGCTCTTCTCGAAGGTCCTTAAGAAgggtgatgtttttgtgttccCTGTTGGACTAGTTCACTATCAGCAAAACCTGGGTTCTGGAACTGCCATCTCTCTATCTTCTTTGAGCAGCCAAAACCCTGGAGTCAACACCATTGCTAACGTTGTGTTTGGATCCAATCCTGCTATTTCTGAGGATGTTCTTGCCAAGTCTTTTCAGGTGGACAAATCCGTAATTAGCGATCTTCAAGCCAAATTTTAG
- the LOC126623921 gene encoding putative germin-like protein 2-1 isoform X2, with protein MATQLLVLTTFLAVTCSLVVAFEPSPLQDFCVADATSTGLVNGLPCLDSKLATADHFFFSGLHIPGNTSNPVGGKVTPVSVAQLPGLNTLGISLARIDYAPMGVIPPHTHPRATEILTVLKGKLNVGFVTSNPENKLFSKVLKKGDVFVFPVGLVHYQQNLGSGTAISLSSLSSQNPGVNTIANVVFGSNPAISEDVLAKSFQVDKSVISDLQAKF; from the exons ATGGCAACCCAACTTTTGGTATTAACTACTTTCCTAGCCGTCACATGTTCTCTAGTCGTTGCTTTTGAGCCTAGTCCATTGCAAGATTTTTGTGTTGCTGACGCTACTAGCACAGGTTT AGTAAATGGTCTGCCTTGCTTGGACTCGAAGCTTGCAACAGCTGACCATTTCTTCTTCAGTGGACTTCACATCCCAGGCAACACCTCAAACCCTGTTGGTGGAAAAGTCACCCCTGTCAGTGTGGCTCAACTTCCGGGACTCAACACCCTCGGCATCTCGCTAGCTCGCATCGACTACGCGCCAATGGGTGTTATCCCTCCCCACACCCATCCCCGCGCCACCGAGATTCTGACGGTCTTGAAAGGCAAGCTCAATGTTGGGTTTGTGACCTCAAACCCCGAGAACAAGCTCTTCTCGAAGGTCCTTAAGAAgggtgatgtttttgtgttccCTGTTGGACTAGTTCACTATCAGCAAAACCTGGGTTCTGGAACTGCCATCTCTCTATCTTCTTTGAGCAGCCAAAACCCTGGAGTCAACACCATTGCTAACGTTGTGTTTGGATCCAATCCTGCTATTTCTGAGGATGTTCTTGCCAAGTCTTTTCAGGTGGACAAATCCGTAATTAGCGATCTTCAAGCCAAATTTTAG
- the LOC126623890 gene encoding small RNA 2'-O-methyltransferase-like, giving the protein METEGAATVAVRNTTFTPKAIIHKKFGSTACYEVEEVHESPQNGCPGLAIMQKGPCLYRCTLQLPEVTVVSGTFKKKKDAEQSAAELALEKLGINPSTKVPTLQEAWDELVSRVNFLFSDEFLPALHPLSGHFRAALQREGDLSGQIPAAVIAVFDATLFNMCKSIDPKVESNPFLAILYVMRAAAKLSGLLATSEEELWIRRKNPYTPELIESSSVEQSDSKEIFPIEAINVPCSLEKSVERVILNLSSSEYFLDVIAKQLGLLNAADILISRPIGKASSETRLYFAAPKKSLLDISSDLLNAKGACNSEGSFNARASYLSGQDIYGDAVLASIGYTWRSKDLFYEDVSLQSYHRMVIGKTPSGIYKLSREAILAAELPLAFTAKAKWKGSIPREILCTFCRQHRLEPIFSPRNTLEESSESPISHKKLKVTDLAGKETQYANGCVVDAGVKEIVESGGSFRCEVKIISKFQDFILECSPKETFKKQSDAIQNVSLKVLLWLNAYFGDPTMPLERLNASADGHNIRFDSQNFIKTFMLCHHIHTVGHKETEEGKLSFSNSVNELFALPGIEIRSLSIEGPDSGVCPSIGSLACVSYSTSLVTEGKHTKELLESSDDFEFEIASGAVIPHLESVITQMTVGQSAFFSMDLPSQELVLAAAGDSARMRSLLSSETCYLEYTITLLGVTEPLEDRMEQAFFSPPLSKQRVEYAVQSIKESCATTLVDFGCGSGSLLDSLLNYPTSLEKIAGVDISQKSLARAAKILHSKLNSTSDAITSAMNSAILYDGSITNFDSRLSGFDIGTCLEVIEHMEEDQASEFGNVVLSLFRPRVLIVSTPNYEYNVILQKSNLSSQEDDPEDKSQAQCKFRNHDHKFEWTREQFNCWATELAAKHNYSVEFSGVGGSGDTEPGFASQIAVFRQEHVTKEVAFPEVSDLEQPFKVIWEWNSSDRPRSAL; this is encoded by the exons ATGGAAACTGAAGGAGCCGCAACTGTTGCAGTGCGAAACACTACCTTTACACCTAAGGCTATTATACACAAAAAGTTCGGTAGCACAGCCTGCTATGAAGTGGAGGAAGTGCACGAGTCTCCTCAAAATGGATGTCCAGGGTTGGCCATTATGCAGAAGGGCCCTTGCCTTTATCGCTGTACCTTGCAACTTCCAGAAGTTACTGTCGTATCTGGAACCTTTAAAAAGAAGAAGGATGCAGAGCAGTCTGCTGCTGAATTGGCCTTAGAAAAG CTAGGCATTAATCCCTCAACAAAAGTCCCTACTCTGCAGGAAGCATGGGATGAGTTAGTCTCTCgtgtcaattttttattttcagacGAG TTTCTTCCAGCTCTTCATCCTCTGAGTGGTCACTTCAGAGCAGCATTGCAAAGAGAAGGTGATCTTTCTGGTCAAATTCCTGCTGCAGTCATTGCCGTCTTTGATGCAACCCTTTTTAATATGTGTAAATCCATTGATCCCAAGGTGGAGTCAAATCCTTTCTTGGCTATATTGTATGTTATGAGGGCTGCTGCTAAATTATCTGGACTTCTTGCTACTTCTGAGGAAGAGCTCTGGATTAGGAGGAAGAATCCATACACTCCTGAATTAATAGAGTCATCATCTGTTGAGCAATCGGACTCCAAAGAAATATTTCCGATTGAAGCCATAAATGTACCATGTTCATTAGAGAAgagtgttgaaagagtaatcctTAATCTCTCATCTTCTGAATATTTCCTGGATGTTATAGCAAAACAACTTGGGTTATTGAACGCTGCTGACATTCTGATCTCAAG GCCTATAGGTAAAGCTTCCTCTGAGACAAGACTGTACTTTGCTGCTCCTAAGAAATCTCTGTTGGATATCTCTTCAGATCTTCTAAATGCCAAAGGAGCTTGTAACTCTGAAGGATCTTTCAATGCAAGAGCAAGTTACTTGTCGGGCCAAGATATATATGGTGACGCTGTTTTGGCATCCATTGGATACACATGGAGGTCCAAAGACCTTTTCTACGAAGATGTATCCCTGCAATCATATCACAG GATGGTCATTGGCAAGACACCAAGTGGAATTTACAAGTTGTCCAGAGAAGCAATACTTGCAGCTGAGTTACCTTTAGCATTTACTGCCAAGGCAAAATGGAAGGGTTCGATTCCAAGGGAGATACTGTGTACATTCTGCCGCCAGCACCGGCTTGAGCCCATCTTTTCTCCTCGAAACACTCTAGAAGAATCATCCGAGTCACCAATATCACACAAGAAGTTAAAGGTGACAGACTTGGCTGGGAAAGAGACACAATATGCAAATGGCTGTGTTGTTGATGCTGGTGTAAAGGAGATAGTTGAATCCGGAGGTAGCTTTAGATGTGAAGTAAAAATAATTTCGAAGTTTCAGGATTTTATTTTAGAGTGCTCACCAAAAGAGACTTTTAAGAAGCAGAGTGATGCCATTCAGAATGTTTCTTTGAAAGTTCTGTTATGGTTGAATGCATATTTTGGGGATCCAACTATGCCTTTAGAGAGACTAAACGCTTCTGCTGATGGCCACAACATTAGATTTGATTCCCAAAACTTTATTAAAACATTTATGCTGTGCCATCATATTCATACTGTTGGGCATAAAGAGACTGAAGAAGGAAAATTATCATTTTCCAACTCTGTGAATGAGCTGTTTGCTCTCCCTGGAATTGAAATTCGTTCCTTAAGTATAGAAGGACCGGATTCTGGTGTTTGTCCATCTATTGGGTCCTTAGCATGTGTAAGCTATTCTACTTCTTTGGTGACTGAAGGCAAACATACGAAAGAACTTTTGGAAAGTAGTGATGACTTTGAGTTTGAGATAGCATCTGGAGCAGTGATCCCACATCTCGAGTCAGTTATTACACAAATGACTGTTGGTCAGTCGGCTTTTTTCAGTATGGATTTGCCATCTCAAGAGTTGGTTTTAGCCGCAGCTGGCGATTCTGCTAGGATGCGTTCCTTATTGTCTTCAGAAACCTGCTATTTGGAGTACACTATAACTTTGTTGGGGGTAACCGAACCACTAGAGGATAGAATGGAGCAGGCTTTTTTCAGCCCTCCACTTTCAAAACAGCGTGTGGAATATGCAGTGCAAAGCATCAAAGAATCTTGTGCAACTACTTTG GTTGACTTTGGATGTGGCTCTGGTAGTTTGTTGGATTCTTTATTAAACTATCCAACTTCTCTGGAAAAAATTGCTGGTGTTGACATTTCACAAAAGAGTCTTGCTCGTGCGGCAAAG ATACTTCATTCCAAATTAAACTCAACTTCAGATGCCATTACGTCAGCCATGAATTCAGCAATTCTTTACGATGGTTCAATTACAAATTTTGATTCCCGGTTGAGTGGATTTGATATTGGCACTTGCTTAGAG GTAATAGAGCATATGGAGGAAGATCAAGCATCCGAGTTTGGCAACGTGGTGCTAAGTTTATTTCGTCCAAGGGTTCTTATTGTCTCCACTCCAAACTACGAATACAATGTGATACTCCAGAAATCCAATTTGTCAAGCCAAGAAGATGACCCGGAGGACAAAAGTCAAGCACAATGTAAATTTCGTAACCATGACCACAAGTTCGAGTGGACGAGAGAGCAGTTCAATTGCTGGGCGACTGAATTGGCTGCAAAGCACAACTACAGTGTTGAGTTCAGTGGAGTTGGGGGTTCCGGTGATACAGAACCAGGTTTTGCTTCCCAGATTGCTGTCTTCAGACAGGAACACGTAACAAAGGAAGTTGCTTTTCCAGAGGTTTCAGATCTGGAACAACCTTTCAAAGTTATATGGGAATGGAATAGCAGCGATAGGCCAAGATCTGCTCTCTGA
- the LOC126624827 gene encoding probable 3-hydroxyisobutyrate dehydrogenase, mitochondrial isoform X1, whose product MAIFCRVRSLNHLSKCISSIDPLSLLPSSTRRFYSEQVSSGFESVGFIGLGNMGSRMANNLIRAGYRVAVHDINSNAVTKFSDMGAATKETPLKVAEASDVVITMLPSSSHVYDVYTGPNGLLRGGELRPWLLIDSSTIDPQTSRKLSIAVSDCTLKEKKDYPKKPAMLDAPVSGGVLAAEAGTLTFMVGGSEESYLAAKSLFLAMGKNMIYCGGSGNGSAAKICNNLAMSISMIGVSESLALGQALGLSASILTRVLNSSSGRCWSSDSYNPVPGVMEGVPSSRNYDGGFASKLMAKDLNLGATSAEEVGVRCPLTSQAQKIYTELCENGHETEDFSCVFQHYYSGKNES is encoded by the exons atggcAATTTTCTGTAGGGTGAGATCACTGAATCATCTTTCCAAATGCATTTCCTCAATCGACCCACTTTCTCTTCTGCCATCTTCAACACGCAGATTTTATTCAGAGCAAGTCTCGTCCGGTTTTGAG AGTGTTGGGTTTATAGGGCTGGGAAATATGGGATCAAGGATGGCAAATAATCTAATTAGGGCTGGATACCGAGTCGCTGTTCATGACAT AAACAGCAATGCTGTGACGAAGTTCTCTGACATGGGAGCTGCAACCAAAGAAACACCTTTAAAAGTTGCTGAAGCTAGTGATGTTGTAATCACAATGCTGCCTTCCTCATCTCAC GTATATGATGTTTATACTGGACCTAATGGTTTACTTCGTGGAGGGGAATTACGACCATGGTTATTAATAGATTCATCCACTATTGATCCACAAACGTCGAGAAAGCTTTCTATTGCTGTATCTGACTGTACTTTAAAGGAGAAAAAAG ATTATCCGAAGAAGCCTGCCATGTTGGATGCCCCTGTATCTGGAGGTGTTCTTGCTGCAGAAGCGGGGACTCTTACTTTCATG GTGGGTGGCTCTGAGGAATCTTATCTGGCAGCAAAGTCCTTATTCCTTGCGATGGGCAAGAACATGATTTATTGTGGTGGATCAGGAAATGGTTCA GCAGCAAAGATCTGCAATAATTTGGCAATGTCTATTAGTATGATTGGTGTCTCTGAATCCCTTGCTCTTGGCCAGGCTCTCGGACTTTCCGCCAGTATTCTGACAAGAGTACTCAACTCTTCAAGTGGTCGCTGTTGGAGTAG TGATAGTTATAATCCGGTTCCTGGAGTGATGGAAGGAGTGCCCTCTTCAAGGAACTATGATGGCGGGTTTGCATCCAAACTTATG GCTAAGGATCTAAACCTTGGTGCAACATCAGCCGAAGAGGTTGGTGTTAGATGCCCGTTGACATCCCAAGCACAAAAGAT ATACACAGAGCTCTGCGAGAATGGTCACGAAACCGAGGACTTCTCCTGTGTTTTCCAGCATTATTACTCCGGCAAGAACGAGAGTTAG
- the LOC126624827 gene encoding probable 3-hydroxyisobutyrate dehydrogenase, mitochondrial isoform X2 — translation MGAATKETPLKVAEASDVVITMLPSSSHVYDVYTGPNGLLRGGELRPWLLIDSSTIDPQTSRKLSIAVSDCTLKEKKDYPKKPAMLDAPVSGGVLAAEAGTLTFMVGGSEESYLAAKSLFLAMGKNMIYCGGSGNGSAAKICNNLAMSISMIGVSESLALGQALGLSASILTRVLNSSSGRCWSSDSYNPVPGVMEGVPSSRNYDGGFASKLMAKDLNLGATSAEEVGVRCPLTSQAQKIYTELCENGHETEDFSCVFQHYYSGKNES, via the exons ATGGGAGCTGCAACCAAAGAAACACCTTTAAAAGTTGCTGAAGCTAGTGATGTTGTAATCACAATGCTGCCTTCCTCATCTCAC GTATATGATGTTTATACTGGACCTAATGGTTTACTTCGTGGAGGGGAATTACGACCATGGTTATTAATAGATTCATCCACTATTGATCCACAAACGTCGAGAAAGCTTTCTATTGCTGTATCTGACTGTACTTTAAAGGAGAAAAAAG ATTATCCGAAGAAGCCTGCCATGTTGGATGCCCCTGTATCTGGAGGTGTTCTTGCTGCAGAAGCGGGGACTCTTACTTTCATG GTGGGTGGCTCTGAGGAATCTTATCTGGCAGCAAAGTCCTTATTCCTTGCGATGGGCAAGAACATGATTTATTGTGGTGGATCAGGAAATGGTTCA GCAGCAAAGATCTGCAATAATTTGGCAATGTCTATTAGTATGATTGGTGTCTCTGAATCCCTTGCTCTTGGCCAGGCTCTCGGACTTTCCGCCAGTATTCTGACAAGAGTACTCAACTCTTCAAGTGGTCGCTGTTGGAGTAG TGATAGTTATAATCCGGTTCCTGGAGTGATGGAAGGAGTGCCCTCTTCAAGGAACTATGATGGCGGGTTTGCATCCAAACTTATG GCTAAGGATCTAAACCTTGGTGCAACATCAGCCGAAGAGGTTGGTGTTAGATGCCCGTTGACATCCCAAGCACAAAAGAT ATACACAGAGCTCTGCGAGAATGGTCACGAAACCGAGGACTTCTCCTGTGTTTTCCAGCATTATTACTCCGGCAAGAACGAGAGTTAG
- the LOC126624397 gene encoding LRR receptor-like serine/threonine-protein kinase GHR1, giving the protein MLRRLFVVSLLFISAMGQLPSQDILALLEFKKGVKHDPTGYVLNSWNDESIDFDGCPSSWNGVVCNGGNVAGVVLDNLSLSADVDLSVFANLTKLVRLSMANNSIMGKFPDNIADFKSLEFLDLSNNLFSSPLLPGIGRLGSLRNLSLGGNNFSGSIPDSISGLSSVQLLDLSRNSLSGPLPASLTELPKLVHLNLSLNGFTKKIPKGFELISSLDVLDLHGNMLDGHIDPEFLMLSEVTHVDLSGNMFVSSSSQQQKFLPRLSETIKYLNLSHNQLTGSLVSGGELQMFENLKVLDLSYNQLSGELPGFNFAYDLQVLKLSNNRFTGDIPNGLLKGDSLVVTELDLSGNNLTGPIDMITSTNLCFLNLSSNGLTGELPLLTGSCAVLDLSNNKFEGNLTRMVKWGNIEYLDLSQNHLAGPIPDVTPQFLRLNYLNLSHNTLSSSIASVITQYPKISVFDLSSNQLNGTVLAELLTMPTLQELHLRDNLLTGSINISSPLPSESNLQVVDLSQNHLSGYFPDHFGSLKGLKMFNIARNNFSGSLPTSFTNISTLSSLDISQNHFTGPLPNNLPTSLESFNASYNDLSGDVPENLRKFPKSSFYPGNARLLFPNGPPGSNSSGNENSKRRPISAMVKVIIIVSCVVAVFILLLLAIFVHYIRMSRRIPSEHTTSKKDIHRRTQPNQSGDRGTGTGGALVVSAEDLMASQKGSSSETVSPDKKVAAVAGFSPSKHNHFSWSPDSGESVTTENLARLDVRSPDKLFGELHFLDDTIALTPEELSRAPAEVLGRSSHGTSYRATLDNGLFLTVKWLREGVAKQKKEFAKEAKKFANMRHPNVVGLRGYYWGPTQHEKLILSDYISPGSLASFLYDRPGRKGPPLTWAQRLKIAVDVARGLNYLHFDRAVPHGNLKASNILLDGPDLNARVADYCLHRLMTQAGTIEQILDAGVLGYRAPELAASKKPLPSFKSDIYAFGVIMLELLTGRCAGDVISGEGSGVDLTDFVRLRVAEGRGSECFDAALVPEMGMPAAEKGTKEVLGIALRCLRSVGERPGIKNIYEDLSSI; this is encoded by the exons ATGCTCCGTCGGCTTTTTGTGGTGTCCCTTCTGTTTATTTCTGCCATGGGGCAGCTCCCTTCGCAGGATATTTTGGCGCTGCTCGAGTTCAAGAAGGGTGTCAAGCATGACCCCACTGGCTATGTCCTTAATTCTTGGAATGATGAGTCCATTGACTTTGATGGCTGCCCATCTTCTTGGAACGGTGTTGTGTGTAATGGCGGAAATGTTGCTGGGGTTGTCCTTGATAACTTGAGTCTCTCTGCGGATGTGGACTTGAGTGTGTTTGCGAATCTAACGAAGCTTGTGAGACTTTCCATGGCCAACAACTCGATAATGGGGAAGTTTCCCGACAACATAGCTGACTTCAAAAGCCTTGAGTTCCTTGACCTGTCcaacaatttattttcttcacctTTACTACCTGGGATTGGTAGGTTAGGGAGCTTAAGGAATCTCTCACTAGGTGGCAACAACTTCTCCGGTTCTATTCCAGATTCAATTTCAGGGCTTTCCTCAGTCCAGTTATTGGACTTGAGTCGAAACTCCTTGTCCGGGCCCCTGCCGGCATCATTGACAGAGCTGCCTAAACTGGTACATCTAAATTTGTCTTTAAATGGCTTTACCAAGAAAATACCCAAGGGGTTTGAGTTAATTTCAAGTCTCGATGTGCTTGACTTGCATGGGAACATGCTCGATGGGCATATCGATCCGGAATTTTTGATGCTATCTGAGGTCACTCATGTTGATTTGAGTGGCAATATGTTTGTGAGTTCCAGTTCACAACAGCAGAAGTTTCTACCCCGCCTTTCTGAGACTATTAAGTACTTGAATCTTAGCCACAACCAGCTCACTGGGTCACTGGTAAGCGGTGGTGAGCTACAgatgtttgaaaacctgaaggtGTTGGATCTCAGCTACAACCAGCTGTCAGGGGAATTGCCTGGCTTTAATTTTGCCTATGATCTCCAAGTCCTCAAACTCAGCAACAACAGATTTACCGGAGATATTCCTAATGGTCTGTTAAAAGGAGATTCTCTTGTCGTAACTGAACTAGATTTGAGTGGCAACAATCTCACAG GACCAATAGATATGATCACATCGACCAATCTGTGCTTCCTCAATCTGTCCTCAAATGGGCTTACTGGTGAGTTACCATTGCTGACCGGAAGTTGTGCCGTGCTTGATCTATCGAATAACAAATTCGAAGGAAACTTAACCAGGATGGTGAAATGGGGGAACATCGAATATCTCGATCTGAGTCAAAATCATTTGGCAGGACCCATCCCTGATGTAACCCCACAGTTTTTGCGTTTAAATTATCTTAACCTCTCCCATAACACTCTTAGTAGTTCTATAGCAAGTGTTATAACACAATATCCAAAGATTAGCGTCTTTGATCTCAGTTCCAATCAGCTCAATGGAACGGTTCTAGCTGAATTGCTAACAATGCCCACTTTGCAAGAACTGCACCTTCGTGATAATTTACTCACCGGCTCGATTAACATCTCATCTCCTTTGCCCAGTGAGTCAAATCTTCAAGTTGTTGATCTTTCCCAGAACCATCTTAGTGGCTATTTTCCTGATCATTTTGGTTCATTGAAGGGGCTTAAAATGTTCAATATTGCTAGAAATAATTTTTCTGGCTCTCTTCCAACTTCCTTCACCAACATCAGCACTTTAAGCTCTTTAGACATATCCCAGAATCATTTTACAGGTCCTTTGCCAAACAACTTGCCTACTAGTCTTGAAAGCTTTAATGCTTCATACAATGATCTTTCCGGGGATGTCCCAGAAAATCTGAGAAAGTTTccaaaatcttccttctatCCAGGGAATGCACGTTTGCTTTTTCCAAATGGTCCTCCGGGATCAAACAGTTCTGGAAATGAAAATTCAAAGAGGAGACCAATCAGTGCAATGGTCAAAGTAATCATTATAGTTTCATGTGTGGTTGCTGTCTTCATTCTTCTTCTGCTTGCTATCTTCGTACACTACATCCGTATGTCAAGAAGAATCCCATCAGAGCATACCACAAGCAAAAAAGACATCCACAGGCGCACTCAACCAAACCAATCTGGTGATCGTGGAACAGGCACGGGTGGTGCTTTGGTTGTTTCAGCTGAGGATCTCATGGCTTCACAAAAAGGATCATCATCCGAAACTGTCAGCCCCGATAAAAAGGTTGCAGCTGTAGCTGGTTTCTCCCCTTCAAAGCACAACCATTTCTCTTGGTCGCCAGACTCTGGAGAGTCGGTCACTACTGAAAACCTTGCAAGACTGGACGTGAGGTCACCGGATAAATTGTTTGGGGAGCTGCATTTTCTTGATGATACAATTGCATTAACCCCGGAGGAGCTGTCAAGGGCTCCTGCTGAAGTTCTAGGAAGAAGTAGCCATGGGACTTCTTACAGGGCAACACTTGATAATGGGTTGTTCTTGACGGTTAAGTGGTTGAGAGAAGGGGTGGCGAAACAGAAAAAGGAGTTTGCCAAGGAGGCTAAAAAGTTCGCGAACATGAGGCATCCAAATGTTGTAGGTTTGAGAGGGTACTATTGGGGTCCCACACAGCATGAGAAGCTCATTCTCTCCGATTATATCTCACCGGGAAGTCTTGCAAGCTTCCTTTATG ATCGGCCAGGAAGAAAAGGTCCACCATTGACCTGGGCCCAAAGGCTCAAAATTGCAGTTGACGTCGCACGTGGCCTGAACTATCTCCATTTTGACCGTGCTGTTCCACACGGTAACCTCAAAGCATCAAATATTTTGTTGGACGGGCCAGACCTGAATGCCCGTGTTGCTGATTACTGCCTCCACCGCCTCATGACACAAGCTGGCACCATCGAACAGATTCTCGATGCTGGTGTGTTGGGTTACCGTGCACCAGAGTTGGCTGCTTCCAAGAAGCCTCTTCCCTCCTTCAAGTCAGATATTTACGCCTTTGGAGTGATAATGCTGGAACTCCTAACTGGAAGGTGCGCGGGCGATGTGATTTCAGGTGAAGGAAGTGGGGTTGATTTGACAGATTTTGTTCGGCTGAGGGTGGCAGAAGGGCGCGGCTCTGAATGTTTTGACGCTGCATTGGTGCCGGAAATGGGAATGCCAGCAGCGGAGAAGGGAACGAAGGAGGTCCTTGGAATAGCGTTACGATGTCTAAGAAGTGTTGGGGAGAGGCCAGGTATTAAGAACATATATGAGGATCTCTCCTCCATATAG